From a single Hymenobacter sp. YIM 151500-1 genomic region:
- a CDS encoding energy transducer TonB, whose amino-acid sequence MLPILVLAQRQRTTKWESGTLEKNQKVGVWEYYSYAANGEQIVTQKYDHTAGKLVYCRPDDKEYLAETEPGKWTNTPLTQAPWFIGGHEALAAYIAKLKYPAQAESREVQGRVVVGFVIDTLGQVSDHKIMRGIGSGCDEEALRVCRTVPGNWVPGRIGSRAVPVRYELPFTFRLH is encoded by the coding sequence GTGCTGCCGATACTGGTCTTAGCCCAGCGCCAGCGTACCACAAAATGGGAAAGCGGCACCCTGGAAAAAAACCAGAAAGTTGGTGTCTGGGAGTATTACAGCTATGCGGCCAACGGCGAGCAGATAGTAACCCAGAAATACGACCATACGGCTGGGAAGCTAGTCTACTGTCGCCCCGATGACAAGGAGTACCTGGCCGAAACAGAACCCGGGAAATGGACCAATACGCCGCTGACCCAAGCTCCCTGGTTTATCGGTGGGCACGAAGCCCTAGCTGCCTACATAGCCAAGCTCAAGTACCCGGCGCAGGCCGAAAGCCGGGAAGTTCAAGGTCGGGTAGTGGTGGGCTTCGTTATCGATACGCTGGGTCAAGTGTCGGATCATAAAATAATGCGGGGGATAGGCAGTGGCTGCGACGAAGAAGCCTTGCGGGTTTGTCGTACCGTGCCGGGCAACTGGGTGCCCGGCCGCATTGGGTCGCGGGCGGTGCCCGTGCGCTACGAGCTGCCCTTCACGTTCCGCCTCCACTAA